One region of Rhodanobacteraceae bacterium genomic DNA includes:
- the lpdA gene encoding dihydrolipoyl dehydrogenase, producing MSSQFDVLVIGAGPAGYVAAIRAAQLGLNVACIDEFLGKDGKPALGGTCLNVGCIPSKALLESTKQFHALTHSFKDHGISAGEPQMDVPTMIGRKDKIVRQLTGGIATLFKANKVKSFAGRGKLLSGKRVEIRFHDGATEVVSANHVILAAGSVPIQIPGIPFDGTHIVDNVGALDFTAVPKRFGVIGAGVIGLEMGSVWKRLGSEVTILEALPDFLAACDADISRVAAREYKKQGLDIKLGCKVTAAKVTGDEVQISYTDASGAEQQLIVDKLLVSVGRRAYTQGLLADDSGVALNARGQIQVDEHCRTSLDGVWAIGDCVRGPMLAHKGSEEGIAVAELIAGKAGHVNLDTVPWVIYTEPEIAWVGKTEKELKDAGIPVKTGSFPFAAIGRAMAMNEAYGQVKVIAHAETDRVLGVHMVGPMVSELIAECVVAMEFQASSEDLARICHAHPTLSEAVHEAALGVDKRAIHRAN from the coding sequence ATGTCCTCCCAATTCGACGTCCTCGTTATCGGTGCTGGCCCGGCTGGCTATGTCGCGGCGATACGCGCCGCTCAACTCGGCTTGAATGTCGCCTGCATTGATGAGTTTCTGGGCAAGGATGGCAAGCCGGCGTTGGGTGGCACCTGTCTCAATGTGGGCTGCATTCCGTCGAAGGCGCTGCTGGAGTCGACCAAGCAGTTTCATGCGCTGACGCATTCCTTCAAGGACCACGGCATCAGTGCCGGCGAGCCGCAGATGGATGTGCCGACGATGATCGGACGCAAGGACAAGATCGTCAGGCAGCTCACCGGCGGCATTGCCACCCTGTTCAAGGCCAACAAGGTCAAGAGCTTTGCAGGGCGCGGCAAACTGCTGTCGGGCAAGCGCGTCGAGATTCGATTTCACGATGGTGCGACCGAAGTCGTCAGCGCCAACCACGTCATTCTTGCCGCCGGCAGTGTGCCAATCCAGATTCCGGGCATCCCCTTTGATGGCACCCACATCGTCGACAATGTCGGAGCTCTGGATTTCACGGCAGTTCCCAAGCGCTTTGGCGTGATCGGGGCCGGCGTGATCGGTCTGGAGATGGGCAGCGTCTGGAAGCGACTCGGCAGCGAGGTCACCATTCTTGAGGCCCTGCCCGATTTTCTGGCGGCCTGCGACGCCGACATTTCCCGTGTTGCCGCACGCGAATACAAGAAGCAGGGTCTGGACATCAAACTCGGCTGCAAGGTCACGGCGGCCAAGGTCACCGGTGATGAAGTGCAGATCAGCTACACCGATGCTTCTGGCGCCGAACAGCAGCTCATCGTCGACAAGCTGTTGGTGTCGGTGGGTCGTCGCGCTTACACCCAGGGCCTGCTGGCTGATGACAGCGGCGTTGCCCTGAATGCGCGCGGCCAGATCCAAGTCGACGAGCATTGCCGCACCAGTCTGGACGGTGTCTGGGCTATCGGCGACTGCGTGCGCGGACCGATGCTCGCGCATAAGGGCTCTGAAGAAGGCATTGCCGTCGCTGAACTGATCGCCGGCAAGGCCGGTCATGTCAACCTGGATACCGTGCCGTGGGTGATCTACACCGAGCCGGAAATCGCCTGGGTGGGCAAGACTGAAAAGGAACTGAAGGACGCCGGCATTCCGGTCAAGACCGGCAGCTTCCCCTTTGCGGCCATCGGTCGAGCCATGGCCATGAACGAAGCCTACGGCCAGGTCAAGGTTATTGCCCATGCCGAAACCGATCGAGTGCTCGGCGTGCACATGGTCGGACCGATGGTCTCGGAACTGATCGCAGAATGCGTCGTGGCGATGGAATTCCAGGCTTCCAGTGAAGACCTGGCGCGCATCTGCCACGCCCATCCGACGCTCTCTGAAGCCGTGCACGAAGCGGCTCTGGGTGTGGACAAGCGCGCCATTCACCGCGCCAACTAG
- the sufB gene encoding Fe-S cluster assembly protein SufB, translating to MAAVDEAVRKSYEHGFITDIESDIFAPGLNEDVVRRISAKKEEPEWMTEWRLAAYRHWLTMTPPSWARLKIEPIDFQAVSYFASPKKNQPKSLDEVDPKLLETFDKLGVPLHERARLAGVAVDAVFDSVSVGTTFKKELNAAGVIFCSFSEAVREHPELVRQYLGTVVPTSDNYFAALNSAVFSDGSFVFVPKGVRCPMELSTYFRINARDTGQFERTLIVVEEGAEVSYLEGCTAPMRDENQLHAAVVELVALADGKIKYSTVQNWYPGDENGKGGIYNFVTKRGDCRGDRSKISWTQVETGSAITWKYPSCVLRGDDSVGEFYSVALTNHRQQADTGTKMIHIGARTKSKIISKGISAGRGQNTYRGLVKVEKNADGARNFTQCDSLLIGKQCGAHTFPYIEVKHPGAIVEHEATTSKISDDQLFYCLSRGISQEDAVSLIVDGFCKQVFKELPMEFAVEAKKLLEVSLEGAVG from the coding sequence ATGGCGGCCGTCGATGAGGCGGTGCGTAAATCCTACGAGCATGGCTTCATCACCGATATCGAGAGTGACATCTTCGCGCCGGGTCTCAATGAAGACGTGGTGCGCAGGATCTCGGCCAAGAAGGAAGAGCCGGAGTGGATGACCGAGTGGCGTCTGGCTGCCTACCGCCATTGGCTGACGATGACCCCGCCATCCTGGGCGCGACTGAAGATCGAGCCCATCGATTTTCAGGCGGTCAGCTATTTCGCCTCGCCGAAGAAGAATCAGCCCAAATCGCTGGACGAGGTCGATCCCAAGCTGCTTGAGACCTTCGACAAGCTGGGCGTGCCGCTGCACGAGCGCGCGCGGCTGGCCGGTGTGGCCGTGGATGCGGTGTTTGATTCCGTCTCGGTAGGCACCACTTTCAAGAAGGAACTGAATGCTGCAGGCGTGATCTTCTGCTCCTTTTCCGAGGCCGTGCGTGAGCATCCCGAACTGGTTCGCCAGTATCTGGGGACGGTGGTGCCGACTTCCGACAACTACTTCGCGGCGCTGAACTCGGCCGTGTTTTCCGATGGCAGCTTCGTGTTCGTGCCCAAGGGCGTGCGCTGTCCGATGGAGCTCAGCACCTATTTCCGCATCAACGCCCGTGATACCGGGCAGTTCGAGCGCACCCTGATCGTGGTCGAGGAGGGTGCCGAAGTCAGTTATCTGGAAGGTTGCACCGCGCCCATGCGCGATGAAAACCAGTTGCATGCGGCCGTCGTCGAACTGGTCGCGCTGGCCGACGGCAAGATCAAGTATTCGACCGTGCAGAACTGGTATCCGGGCGACGAGAACGGCAAGGGCGGCATTTACAATTTCGTGACCAAGCGCGGTGATTGCCGTGGCGATCGCAGCAAGATCAGCTGGACCCAGGTCGAGACCGGTTCGGCCATCACCTGGAAGTACCCGAGTTGCGTGCTGCGTGGAGACGATTCGGTCGGCGAATTCTATTCAGTGGCGCTGACCAATCATCGCCAGCAGGCCGATACCGGCACCAAGATGATCCACATCGGCGCCCGCACCAAGAGCAAGATCATCAGCAAGGGCATCTCTGCCGGGCGCGGTCAGAACACCTATCGCGGACTGGTCAAGGTCGAGAAGAATGCCGACGGCGCGCGCAATTTCACCCAGTGCGACAGTTTGCTGATCGGCAAGCAATGCGGCGCACACACCTTTCCGTACATCGAGGTCAAACATCCGGGCGCCATCGTCGAGCACGAGGCCACCACTTCGAAGATCTCCGACGACCAGCTGTTCTACTGCCTGTCGCGCGGCATCAGCCAGGAGGATGCGGTGTCGCTGATCGTCGATGGCTTCTGCAAGCAGGTGTTCAAGGAACTGCCGATGGAATTTGCGGTGGAAGCCAAGAAGCTGCTGGAAGTGAGTCTGGAAGGGGCGGTGGGCTAG
- the sufC gene encoding Fe-S cluster assembly ATPase SufC, whose amino-acid sequence MLEINNLHAKVAGKTILKGLSLSVKPGEVHAIMGPNGAGKSTLGNVLAGREGYEVTEGSVSYLGEDLLGLPAEERAAKGVFLAFQYPVEIPGVNNTYFLRTALNAQRRYRGEPELDSMQFLKLTREKLKVLSISDELLTRAVNEGFSGGEKKRNEIFQMAMLEPRLAILDETDSGLDIDALKTVAEGVNRLRSPDRGFIVITHYQRLLDYIVPDFVHVLADGQIVESGDKSLALQLEEHGYNWIKERELGAAA is encoded by the coding sequence ATGCTCGAAATCAACAACCTGCACGCCAAAGTCGCGGGCAAGACCATCCTCAAGGGACTCTCGCTCAGCGTCAAACCGGGCGAAGTGCACGCCATCATGGGGCCGAACGGCGCCGGTAAATCGACGCTGGGCAATGTGCTGGCCGGCCGCGAAGGCTATGAGGTGACCGAGGGCAGCGTCAGCTATCTGGGCGAGGATCTGCTGGGCTTGCCGGCCGAGGAACGCGCCGCCAAGGGCGTGTTCCTGGCATTCCAGTACCCCGTGGAGATTCCCGGCGTCAACAACACCTATTTCCTGCGCACCGCCTTGAACGCGCAGCGGCGCTATCGCGGCGAGCCGGAGCTGGATTCCATGCAGTTCCTCAAGCTCACGCGCGAGAAGCTCAAGGTGCTGTCGATCTCCGATGAACTGCTGACGCGGGCAGTCAACGAGGGCTTCTCCGGCGGCGAAAAGAAGCGCAACGAGATCTTCCAGATGGCCATGCTGGAGCCGCGTCTGGCCATCCTCGACGAGACCGATTCGGGCCTGGATATCGATGCTCTGAAAACCGTGGCCGAAGGCGTCAATCGTCTGCGTTCGCCCGATCGTGGTTTCATCGTGATCACCCATTACCAGCGCCTGCTCGATTACATCGTGCCGGATTTCGTGCATGTACTGGCCGATGGTCAGATCGTCGAGAGCGGCGACAAGTCGCTGGCCCTGCAGCTGGAAGAGCATGGCTACAACTGGATCAAGGAGCGCGAGCTCGGAGCGGCTGCATGA
- the odhB gene encoding 2-oxoglutarate dehydrogenase complex dihydrolipoyllysine-residue succinyltransferase: MTVEVKVPILPESVADAIIATWHKKPGDSVTREENLVDLETDKVVLEVPSPVDGVLVSIVKQTGDTVTSQELIATIKEGAAAAAGPAKPAAPDAASSEARVPSPASSDQAPSVRRIAAETGIDPATVSGTGRGDRVTKEDMLKAQSAPAAAPTGKAVATTAAAGTAISLSGEGRAEQRVPMTRLRQRIAERMMQSKNSIAMLTSFNEINMKPVMDIRKKYADTFQQVHGIKLGFMSFFVKACTEALKLHPIINASVDGNDVVYHAYQDIGVAVATPKGLVVPVLRNTDSLGLADIEKAIGNFAKQAREGGMQLEDLQGGTFTITNGGTFGSLFSTPIVNPPQSAILGMHAIKERAVVEDGQVVARPMMYVAISYDHRIIDGKDAVLFLVAVKNFLEDPVRLMLHL, encoded by the coding sequence TGCCGGAATCGGTTGCCGACGCGATCATCGCGACCTGGCACAAGAAACCCGGTGACTCGGTTACTCGTGAAGAGAACCTGGTGGATCTCGAAACCGACAAGGTGGTGCTCGAAGTACCCTCGCCGGTGGATGGCGTGCTGGTCTCGATCGTCAAGCAGACCGGTGACACCGTCACCAGCCAGGAACTGATCGCCACCATCAAGGAGGGCGCCGCCGCAGCGGCAGGGCCGGCCAAGCCGGCGGCTCCGGACGCCGCGAGTTCCGAGGCCCGAGTCCCGAGTCCCGCATCGAGTGATCAGGCCCCTTCGGTGCGCCGCATTGCCGCCGAAACCGGCATTGATCCGGCCACCGTCAGCGGCACAGGTCGTGGCGACCGCGTGACCAAGGAGGACATGCTCAAGGCTCAAAGCGCCCCGGCAGCAGCACCCACCGGCAAAGCCGTGGCCACCACTGCCGCCGCCGGCACCGCCATCAGCCTGTCCGGCGAAGGCCGTGCCGAGCAACGCGTACCGATGACCCGGCTGCGCCAGCGCATCGCCGAACGCATGATGCAGAGCAAGAATTCGATCGCCATGCTGACCTCGTTCAACGAGATCAACATGAAGCCGGTCATGGACATCCGCAAGAAGTACGCGGATACCTTCCAGCAGGTCCACGGCATCAAGCTCGGGTTCATGAGCTTCTTCGTCAAGGCCTGCACCGAGGCCCTGAAGCTGCACCCGATCATCAACGCCAGCGTTGATGGCAACGATGTGGTCTATCACGCCTATCAGGACATCGGTGTCGCCGTGGCGACGCCCAAGGGTCTGGTCGTGCCGGTGTTGCGCAATACCGACTCTCTCGGCCTGGCCGATATCGAGAAGGCCATCGGCAACTTCGCCAAGCAGGCCCGCGAAGGCGGCATGCAGCTGGAAGATCTGCAGGGCGGCACCTTCACGATCACCAATGGCGGCACCTTCGGTTCACTGTTCTCGACCCCCATCGTCAACCCGCCGCAGAGTGCGATCCTGGGCATGCACGCCATCAAGGAACGCGCCGTGGTCGAAGACGGCCAGGTTGTCGCCCGCCCGATGATGTACGTGGCCATCAGCTACGACCACCGCATCATCGACGGCAAGGACGCCGTGCTGTTCCTGGTCGCCGTCAAGAACTTCCTCGAAGATCCGGTGCGGTTGATGTTGCATCTGTGA
- a CDS encoding cysteine desulfurase, with protein MTIEALRDDFPILRREIHGKPLIYFDNANTAQKPSVVIEAVASFYRQHNANVARAVHTLSEEATTLYEQSRERIAGFIGASSAQDVVLTSGTTMAINLVAHSWLAPRLKAGDEVVVSQMEHHANIVPWQLLCERSGAVLRVAPIHDDGSLDLEALYGLLNERTQLVALVHVSNVLGTVNPIAAIAEHTRTRGIALLVDGSQALPHMQVNVSELGCDFYVFTGHKLFGPTGTGALWARRELLEAMPPWIGGGEMIESVSFDGTVYAPPPRRFEAGTPNIAGFVGLAAAIEYLQAQDLAALAAHEQALGERLRDGLAAVPGLRFIGSAPDRVAVASFVIDGAHATDLAVLLDLEGVAVRSGQHCAHPLMQRFGVNATLRASLAFYNTADEVDRFLVALDKACGMLG; from the coding sequence ATGACCATTGAAGCACTGCGTGACGACTTTCCCATCCTGCGCCGGGAAATCCACGGCAAGCCGTTGATCTATTTCGATAACGCCAACACGGCACAGAAGCCGTCGGTGGTCATCGAGGCGGTAGCCAGCTTCTACAGGCAACACAATGCCAATGTGGCGCGCGCCGTGCATACGCTGAGCGAGGAAGCAACCACGTTGTACGAGCAGTCGCGCGAGCGTATCGCCGGCTTCATCGGTGCTTCTTCCGCGCAGGATGTGGTGCTGACCAGTGGCACCACGATGGCGATCAATCTGGTTGCGCACTCCTGGCTGGCGCCGCGCCTGAAGGCCGGCGACGAGGTGGTCGTCAGTCAGATGGAACATCACGCCAATATCGTGCCCTGGCAGCTGCTGTGCGAGCGCAGCGGTGCCGTGCTGCGGGTGGCGCCCATCCACGACGATGGCTCGCTCGATCTGGAGGCCCTCTACGGCTTGCTCAACGAGCGCACGCAGCTGGTTGCGTTGGTGCATGTGTCGAATGTGCTGGGTACGGTCAACCCGATTGCAGCCATCGCCGAGCACACCCGCACCCGTGGCATCGCGCTGCTGGTGGATGGTTCGCAGGCGCTGCCGCACATGCAGGTCAACGTGTCCGAACTGGGCTGCGATTTCTATGTCTTCACCGGCCACAAGCTGTTCGGGCCCACCGGTACCGGCGCGCTGTGGGCCCGTCGGGAGCTGCTGGAAGCGATGCCGCCGTGGATCGGTGGTGGGGAAATGATCGAGTCGGTCAGTTTTGATGGCACCGTCTACGCGCCACCACCGCGCCGTTTCGAGGCGGGCACGCCGAATATTGCCGGATTTGTCGGCCTGGCTGCGGCCATCGAATATCTGCAGGCTCAGGATCTGGCAGCCCTGGCCGCACACGAACAGGCGCTGGGTGAGCGTCTGCGCGACGGTCTTGCGGCGGTCCCCGGGCTACGTTTCATCGGCAGCGCGCCGGATCGGGTGGCGGTGGCTAGTTTTGTGATCGACGGCGCGCACGCCACGGATCTGGCAGTGCTGCTGGATCTGGAGGGTGTGGCCGTGCGTTCGGGCCAGCATTGCGCGCATCCGCTGATGCAGCGTTTTGGCGTCAATGCCACCTTGCGGGCTTCGCTGGCTTTCTATAACACCGCTGACGAGGTCGACCGCTTTCTGGTGGCGCTGGACAAGGCTTGCGGCATGCTCGGCTGA
- a CDS encoding 5'-nucleotidase: MSHPAKPSLPAPDPDSSRVPSPESRVPAAVLDRLVVAISSRALFDLSTEHELFERDGLDAYQAYQLANEDAVLRPGIAFPLVQKLLRLNQLRPDTPQVEVLLLSRNSGNSGLRIFNSIEHYGLEIVRAAFTNGAPPHQYIKPFGANLFLSANAEDVRQALVAGYAAASILPSQASANAHPELRIAFDGDAVLFSDEAEQVSHSEGLDRFHESEKALAHQALSGGPFRSVLYALHRIQAAFPAERSPIRTALVTARSAPAHKRVILTLREWGVRIDEALFLGGRDKGPFLAAFGADIFFDDQRKNAENASRFVPTGHVPHGVANKGQ, encoded by the coding sequence ATGTCCCACCCCGCCAAGCCATCGCTGCCCGCCCCAGACCCTGACTCTTCCCGGGTCCCGAGTCCCGAGTCCCGAGTCCCGGCTGCGGTACTGGACCGCCTCGTCGTGGCCATCTCCTCGCGGGCCTTGTTCGATCTCTCGACCGAGCACGAGCTCTTCGAACGCGACGGGCTGGATGCCTATCAGGCCTATCAGCTGGCTAACGAGGATGCGGTGCTGCGCCCGGGGATCGCCTTTCCGCTGGTGCAGAAGTTGTTGCGACTGAATCAGCTGCGCCCGGATACGCCGCAGGTGGAAGTGCTGCTGCTCAGCCGCAACAGTGGCAATTCTGGATTGCGGATCTTCAATTCGATCGAGCACTACGGGCTGGAAATCGTTCGGGCCGCATTCACCAATGGCGCACCGCCGCATCAGTACATCAAGCCTTTCGGCGCCAACCTGTTTCTGTCGGCGAACGCCGAGGACGTGCGCCAGGCGCTGGTGGCCGGGTATGCCGCAGCCAGCATCCTGCCCTCACAGGCCAGCGCCAATGCCCACCCGGAGTTGCGCATTGCCTTCGATGGCGATGCGGTGCTGTTTTCCGACGAGGCCGAGCAGGTCAGCCACAGCGAAGGCCTCGATCGCTTTCACGAATCGGAAAAGGCGCTGGCGCATCAGGCGCTGTCCGGCGGCCCCTTCCGCAGTGTGCTGTACGCGCTGCATCGCATCCAGGCGGCCTTCCCGGCTGAACGCTCGCCCATACGCACCGCTCTGGTCACGGCCCGATCGGCACCGGCTCACAAGCGAGTGATTCTGACGCTGCGCGAATGGGGTGTGCGCATCGACGAAGCGCTGTTCCTGGGCGGGCGCGACAAGGGTCCTTTCCTGGCCGCCTTCGGTGCCGACATATTTTTTGATGACCAGCGCAAGAATGCCGAGAACGCCAGCCGCTTTGTCCCCACCGGGCATGTGCCGCATGGCGTGGCCAACAAGGGTCAGTGA
- the sufD gene encoding Fe-S cluster assembly protein SufD gives MSDALAERLLAALPESSEPAAVEARRRFVAAGLPTPKTESWRYSSLRALQTLNPVAGHAAAMAAPELAGLGGTLATLTAGDWVLISDVPQGVSLSAGASSRRKPAPVGATLRRDLAAAVTADARSEDGGRDTRSLLPGSTAADAFRLLNEAGLPASLQIEVDGPVAGIWRLALQHDALGLSQTRIRLKLHKNAAITLVEHWFGGDEAVGLSNVVFDIELEAGAQLTLIRLQDMGAKAQAVQQTQIRCADGAQVSLVVLELGGLWSRHDLKLQLAAAGATVHVHGLVALQGRQHHDTQLALTHAAGAARSETVWKAIANARSRSVFDGLITVAPGADQTEAHLKTANLLLSAHAEIDTKPELVIEADEVVCSHGATVGQLDDRALFYLRSRGIPMALARQMLTLAFGGEVLSAVADETLRAALAERVAVHLPQGLVD, from the coding sequence ATGAGCGACGCCCTGGCCGAACGCCTGCTTGCGGCGCTGCCGGAGTCTTCCGAGCCCGCTGCCGTTGAAGCACGACGCCGATTCGTGGCCGCAGGTCTGCCCACGCCCAAGACGGAGTCCTGGCGCTACAGCTCGCTGCGCGCCCTGCAGACGCTGAATCCGGTCGCTGGCCATGCTGCAGCCATGGCTGCGCCCGAACTGGCGGGCCTCGGCGGAACCCTGGCAACGCTGACGGCGGGCGACTGGGTGTTGATTTCTGACGTGCCACAAGGCGTTTCGCTTTCCGCGGGAGCGAGCTCGCGTCGCAAGCCAGCCCCTGTAGGAGCGACCTTGCGTCGCGACCTCGCGGCTGCGGTCACCGCGGACGCCCGGTCCGAAGATGGCGGTCGCGATACGAGGTCGCTCCTACCAGGAAGCACGGCGGCAGATGCCTTCCGCCTGCTCAACGAAGCGGGTTTGCCGGCAAGTCTGCAGATCGAGGTTGATGGACCTGTCGCTGGCATCTGGCGGCTGGCTCTGCAACACGACGCGCTGGGACTGTCGCAAACGCGCATCCGGCTCAAGCTGCACAAGAACGCGGCGATCACCCTGGTCGAACACTGGTTTGGCGGCGACGAGGCGGTTGGGCTCAGCAATGTGGTGTTCGACATCGAGTTGGAAGCGGGGGCTCAACTGACGCTGATTCGCCTTCAGGACATGGGTGCCAAGGCCCAAGCCGTGCAGCAGACCCAGATCCGCTGTGCAGATGGAGCGCAGGTATCGCTGGTGGTGCTGGAACTGGGCGGCCTGTGGTCGCGACATGATCTCAAGCTGCAGCTGGCGGCTGCCGGCGCCACCGTCCATGTCCACGGATTGGTCGCGCTGCAGGGACGACAGCACCATGACACCCAGCTGGCGCTGACCCATGCGGCAGGCGCTGCGCGGTCGGAGACTGTGTGGAAGGCGATCGCCAATGCGCGTTCGCGCTCGGTCTTCGATGGTCTGATCACGGTTGCGCCGGGCGCCGACCAGACTGAAGCGCATCTGAAGACGGCGAATCTGCTGTTGTCCGCGCATGCCGAGATCGACACCAAGCCGGAACTGGTGATCGAGGCCGACGAAGTGGTGTGCTCGCACGGTGCCACCGTGGGCCAGCTCGACGATCGCGCGTTGTTCTATCTGCGTTCGCGCGGCATACCGATGGCGCTGGCGCGCCAGATGCTGACGCTGGCTTTTGGCGGAGAGGTGCTGTCCGCCGTGGCTGATGAGACGCTGCGCGCGGCCTTGGCCGAGCGCGTGGCGGTGCATTTGCCGCAGGGGCTGGTGGATTGA
- a CDS encoding SUF system Fe-S cluster assembly regulator: MFRLSKLADYATVLMACLADEEGRLLSAQALAERTRLESPTVSKLLKQLAQVGLVQSTRGAAGGYRLARPANEISIADIITAIEGPLGMTECSIHHGMCGRENFCTVSSNLRKISAAVESALREVTLVDMAAPSRQWQPKVSVERLTSVTV, from the coding sequence TTGTTCCGACTCTCCAAACTGGCCGACTACGCCACCGTGCTGATGGCCTGTCTGGCCGATGAAGAAGGCCGCTTGCTCAGTGCCCAGGCCTTGGCCGAGCGCACCCGGCTGGAGTCGCCGACGGTCTCCAAGTTGTTGAAACAATTGGCCCAGGTGGGGCTGGTGCAATCCACCCGAGGCGCCGCCGGCGGCTACCGCCTGGCACGGCCCGCGAATGAGATCAGCATTGCGGACATCATTACGGCCATCGAGGGTCCGCTTGGGATGACCGAGTGCAGTATTCACCACGGCATGTGCGGTCGTGAGAACTTTTGCACCGTATCGAGCAATCTGCGCAAGATCAGCGCTGCAGTCGAAAGTGCGCTCCGCGAGGTCACGCTGGTCGACATGGCAGCACCCAGTCGGCAATGGCAGCCCAAGGTCAGCGTCGAGCGGCTGACGAGCGTCACCGTATGA
- a CDS encoding NAD kinase, translating into MPTANPRVAFVASRTEPAQAALATLTRRYAHVPVSEADIIVSLGGDGFMLQTLHRHAAERRIPVFGMKLGSVGFLMNLYREDGLIERLCVAQQAVLHPLRMRVLGESGGLHTALAINEVSLLRQTKQAAKLRISVDGIVRVEELICDGAMLATAAGSTAYNLSAYGPILPLGSDVLALTPISPFRPRRWRGAIVKRTSVVKFEVLDHYKRPVSATADATEVRDVVEVEVAEAPDEAMVVLFDPEHSLEERILSEQFAM; encoded by the coding sequence TTGCCCACCGCCAATCCGCGCGTTGCCTTTGTCGCCAGCCGTACCGAGCCGGCACAGGCCGCGCTGGCAACGCTGACCCGTCGCTATGCCCACGTGCCAGTTTCCGAGGCAGACATCATCGTCTCCCTGGGCGGTGATGGCTTCATGCTGCAGACTTTGCATCGTCATGCCGCCGAACGCCGTATCCCGGTGTTCGGCATGAAGCTCGGCAGTGTCGGCTTCCTGATGAATCTGTATCGCGAGGATGGGCTGATCGAGCGCCTGTGCGTGGCCCAGCAGGCCGTGCTGCACCCGCTGCGCATGCGTGTGCTCGGCGAATCCGGGGGCTTGCACACGGCGCTGGCCATCAACGAAGTCTCGCTGCTGCGACAGACCAAGCAGGCCGCCAAACTGCGCATTTCGGTCGATGGCATCGTTCGGGTGGAGGAACTGATCTGCGACGGAGCCATGCTGGCTACGGCCGCCGGCAGCACCGCCTACAACCTTTCGGCCTACGGCCCGATCCTGCCGCTGGGCTCCGACGTGCTCGCCCTGACGCCGATCAGTCCCTTCCGCCCGCGGCGCTGGCGCGGCGCCATCGTCAAACGCACGTCGGTGGTCAAATTCGAAGTGCTGGACCACTACAAGCGCCCCGTCAGCGCCACCGCCGACGCCACCGAAGTGCGGGATGTGGTCGAAGTCGAAGTGGCCGAAGCGCCCGATGAGGCCATGGTGGTGCTGTTCGACCCTGAGCACAGTCTGGAAGAGCGCATCCTGTCGGAGCAGTTTGCGATGTGA
- a CDS encoding inositol monophosphatase, with protein sequence MAKPAVNIAIAAARRAGTVIQRSIHRADAIAVTEKSQYDFVTEADKLAEIEIIKEIRKSYPDHAIWGEESGRLGNSRYVWVIDPIDGTSNFMRGFPHCSVSIALMEDGVIQHGVIYDPVRDEIFHASKGSGAYLNDRRIRVSPRQGMPGALIATGFPFRQRARFATQMRMVKALLEDAEDLRRTGSAALDLAYVACGRLDGYFEYGLMPWDMAAGALLVREAGGVVLDFEGEENWFDSGNLIAGSLKVAAAMVARIKPIAARHKRTLSEIPAGQSAD encoded by the coding sequence ATGGCCAAGCCTGCTGTCAACATCGCGATCGCGGCAGCGCGCCGGGCGGGCACGGTCATCCAGCGCAGCATCCATCGCGCCGATGCCATCGCCGTGACCGAGAAGAGCCAGTACGACTTCGTCACCGAAGCCGACAAGCTGGCCGAAATCGAGATCATCAAGGAAATCCGCAAGTCCTATCCCGATCATGCGATCTGGGGAGAGGAGTCGGGTCGCCTGGGGAATTCGCGCTACGTCTGGGTCATTGATCCCATCGATGGCACCAGCAACTTCATGCGCGGATTTCCGCACTGCTCGGTCTCCATTGCCCTGATGGAAGACGGCGTGATCCAGCATGGTGTGATCTACGATCCGGTCCGCGACGAGATTTTCCACGCCAGCAAGGGCAGCGGCGCCTATCTCAACGACCGGCGCATCCGCGTCAGTCCGCGCCAGGGTATGCCCGGTGCCCTGATTGCGACCGGCTTCCCTTTTCGGCAACGTGCCCGCTTTGCCACCCAGATGCGCATGGTCAAGGCCTTGCTGGAAGACGCCGAAGACCTCCGCCGCACCGGTTCGGCCGCGCTCGATCTGGCCTATGTGGCCTGCGGACGGCTCGACGGCTACTTCGAGTACGGTTTGATGCCCTGGGACATGGCGGCTGGCGCCTTGCTGGTGCGTGAGGCCGGTGGTGTGGTGCTGGATTTCGAAGGCGAAGAGAACTGGTTCGACAGTGGCAATCTGATTGCCGGCAGTCTCAAGGTGGCAGCGGCTATGGTTGCGCGCATCAAACCGATCGCAGCCCGCCACAAGCGGACGCTGTCCGAGATTCCGGCGGGTCAGAGCGCGGACTGA